A window of Haloarchaeobius litoreus contains these coding sequences:
- the serA gene encoding phosphoglycerate dehydrogenase, with protein sequence MKVLVTDPIADAGLDVFRDAGHEVETAYEVSGDDLLEAVSDANALVVRSGTEVTEAVFEAAPDLVIVGRAGIGVDNIDIEAATDHGVIVANAPEGNVRAAAEHTVAMAFASARSIPQAHIRLKGGEWAKGDYLGTEVNGKTLGVVGLGRVGQEVAKKCASLGMDIVAFDPYISEERADQLGAELADLDGCLDRADFLTVHVPLTEETEGMIGEEELAQLEGGYVVNCARGGVVDEPALAEAVEDGVVAGAAVDVFAEEPVSEDNPLLAVDDVVVTPHLGASTEAAQENVATSTAEQVVAAFAGEPVMNALNAPSIDETAFPRVEPYIGLAETAGKVAAQLLDDRISSVEVVYQGDIAEEDVDFVTASALKGVFEPLEWQVNAVNAPRIAEERGVDVTESKTRSAEDFQSLITVKVADGDTEVSVCGTLFAGDDPRIVRVDGYRVDAIPHGRMVVARNADEPGVIGLIGSVMGDYGVNIAGMFNARETIGGEALTVYNVDGEVPEDAIEELLADGRIIEVRQIVLDDD encoded by the coding sequence ATGAAGGTTCTCGTAACGGACCCCATCGCGGACGCGGGTCTGGACGTGTTCCGCGACGCGGGGCACGAGGTCGAGACGGCGTACGAGGTCTCCGGCGACGACCTGCTGGAGGCAGTGAGCGACGCGAACGCACTCGTCGTCCGGTCGGGAACGGAGGTCACCGAAGCGGTGTTCGAGGCGGCCCCCGACCTCGTCATCGTCGGTCGGGCCGGCATCGGCGTCGACAACATCGACATCGAGGCCGCGACCGACCACGGCGTCATCGTCGCGAACGCACCCGAGGGGAACGTCCGCGCGGCCGCCGAGCACACGGTCGCGATGGCGTTCGCCTCGGCGCGCTCCATCCCGCAGGCGCACATCCGGCTGAAGGGCGGCGAGTGGGCCAAGGGCGACTACCTCGGCACCGAGGTCAACGGCAAGACACTCGGCGTCGTCGGCCTCGGCCGCGTCGGGCAGGAGGTCGCCAAGAAGTGCGCCTCGCTCGGCATGGACATCGTCGCGTTCGACCCGTACATCTCCGAGGAGCGCGCCGACCAGCTCGGGGCCGAGCTCGCCGACCTCGACGGCTGTCTCGACCGCGCCGACTTCCTCACGGTCCACGTCCCCCTGACCGAGGAGACCGAGGGCATGATCGGCGAGGAAGAGCTCGCCCAGCTCGAGGGCGGCTACGTCGTCAACTGCGCCCGCGGCGGCGTCGTCGACGAGCCCGCACTCGCCGAAGCCGTCGAGGACGGCGTGGTCGCCGGCGCGGCGGTCGACGTGTTCGCGGAGGAGCCCGTGAGCGAGGACAACCCGCTGCTCGCCGTCGACGACGTCGTCGTCACGCCCCACCTCGGCGCGAGCACGGAGGCGGCACAGGAGAACGTCGCCACCTCGACGGCCGAGCAGGTCGTCGCCGCGTTCGCGGGCGAGCCCGTCATGAACGCGCTGAACGCCCCGTCCATCGACGAGACGGCGTTCCCGCGCGTCGAACCCTACATCGGGCTCGCGGAGACAGCCGGCAAGGTCGCCGCCCAGCTGCTCGACGACCGCATCTCCAGCGTCGAGGTCGTCTACCAGGGCGACATCGCCGAGGAGGACGTCGACTTCGTCACCGCCAGCGCGCTCAAGGGCGTGTTCGAGCCGCTCGAGTGGCAGGTCAACGCCGTCAACGCCCCGCGCATCGCCGAGGAGCGCGGCGTCGACGTCACCGAGTCCAAGACCCGCTCGGCGGAGGACTTCCAGAGCCTCATCACCGTGAAGGTCGCCGACGGCGACACCGAGGTCTCGGTCTGTGGTACCCTGTTCGCGGGCGACGACCCGCGCATCGTCCGCGTCGACGGCTACCGCGTCGACGCCATCCCGCACGGGCGCATGGTCGTCGCACGCAACGCCGACGAGCCCGGCGTCATCGGCCTCATCGGGAGCGTCATGGGCGACTACGGCGTGAACATCGCGGGGATGTTCAACGCCCGCGAGACCATCGGCGGCGAGGCGCTCACCGTCTACAACGTCGACGGCGAGGTCCCCGAGGACGCTATCGAGGAACTGCTGGCCGACGGGCGCATCATCGAGGTGCGCCAGATCGTCCTCGACGACGACTGA
- a CDS encoding outer membrane protein assembly factor BamB family protein, whose amino-acid sequence MPTGARRRLSALFLCLLVLGSVGTVAATGTAATPPSVSYGSASVTPTPLDVGSAVNASVVVSNTGDSAGTYNVSVSVDGTVQQWANGTIAASTTRTISVRESLWEAGDRTVTVSGGGASATETVTVRAANPTYHGGPANLGHYPDQYGPRSQPVEAWNITDGTPQVMQPTIVNGTLYTAFHDGGKLYALDPETGEEHWNATPGGGSGSTWTTPAYANGVLYLGSNDYKLHAIDADTGTELWNYSTQTNVRSAPAVVDGVVYFGSNDGNVTAVNATTGEELWYYTMYQPVRVESNPAVVDGVVYIGGSDSNVTALDADTGAVVWRFQTPQQVESDPTVAENTVFVGSDNGSQTAGLGQIYALNATDGTQRWRYEMTGHVDSGQVYADGVVYGASRGGDLVALDAATGTEVWNYTGSDFYGAPVVAGDVLYISDFGNGTVLAFDATDGTERWQYDSPTGNTYPTVLAWNGFLYYGSGSHFYALEQPAPAITNVNATNPSGQDVAVSFDSDTQLVNISVSISGAGSATLTESDFTETGSVGSYTYTATYAGSSDGTYTATVDTAEDSDAKDGGDGESDSVTVDTTTPTVSEYAVSNPTGQDVTVSFNASEQLGTVEATVSGAESATLTLPDFTETDNGGNYTYTATYAGSSDGEYTVGLDTASDASGNDGAGGESDSVTVDTTAPTLSDYLVSNPDGRTVQVSFNASEQLSMVEATVGDTESATLTTGDFTETGNGDGTYGYTATYTGSSDGSYSVTLDHANDSFGLDGAAGESASITVDTVDPTADAGPDQTVDEDVSTSFDGSNSTDTVGVTSYEWDFGDGSGTVTGVSPSHTFSDPGTYTVTLTAADAAGNEGTDTLSVTVNDTTPPTVSDYTVLNPSGRTVQVVFNTSEQLATVEATVSGAGSIAFTTGDFVEVDNGDGTYTYGAQYGGSADGSYTVTLDTASDAAANDGAAGESASVTVDTTVPVLSNLAVTNPDAQNVTVSFQSNEQLAGITVGIDGAEFAILDRSNFTESGSGPYTYTATYEGGSDGRYGATVYGATDAAGNDGAGGQSADVPVGTAVVSSSVEHVSGSQPDMSNVTLDAWFSGGLLQVQAKNATTDFGDFDTGPDYELAGLGADDTTVLRATVTVQNATPRALIGSAHDATWTRTNNGNGTWTVVIEGSPAAVDSYFESDGSSPASWPGTIRANESQDAAWSFAVDDLSLMTATHRERLNGSVMTTDAQEFGSPQYDDSGPNDRVELHVKGPHFAADGTNNTGFFEAFLPQALLDDWGVTASELAGELDGASRNTTVTAVQGGGVRVDFGIHYSAADAAITVDTVAPTAVAGSNVTVTEDTAVSFDGSASTDNVHVASHEWAFGDGTNATGETVQHTYSEPGTYTATLTVTDGSGATDTDTVTVERASRGGSGSGGDSGTDDSDDGSDDGSGDGSADGDTVVTVDRDGDRNNESTSPDVNARMNVTVQNARANETVSIPFTDDGGASGNTVARPNLSVTDLGMSVSRDGDFTLNVTTEERVPSVTPVRDDGERWVHVPDRLVADDREFVEETGSRPVGYVTVEHSIGDGDIDGVGFTFEVSKRYLDERGVDADALALYRDETTRWNRLPTTVVGETGTHYRFEADSPGLSRFAIGVAEPVFEVSSAELDTGTTTVDEPVTLSVDVENLGSAVGTVTVPVTVDGEPVASRTVDVDARSTTTLTVELARPDAGTYDVAVDGEPVGSLVVEPRSTTQPPTTTASATTVADTAAPTSEATTDGGSGLPLLPVLGLAAALLAFVALGAWRRE is encoded by the coding sequence GTGCCGACCGGGGCCCGCAGACGGCTCTCGGCGCTGTTCCTCTGCCTCCTCGTCCTCGGCTCCGTCGGCACAGTAGCCGCTACGGGGACGGCCGCGACACCGCCGTCGGTCTCCTACGGCAGTGCGTCCGTCACACCGACGCCACTCGACGTGGGTAGCGCGGTGAACGCGAGCGTCGTCGTCAGCAACACCGGCGACAGCGCGGGCACGTACAACGTCTCGGTCTCGGTCGACGGGACCGTCCAGCAGTGGGCCAACGGCACCATCGCCGCGAGCACGACGCGGACCATCAGCGTCCGGGAGTCGCTCTGGGAGGCCGGCGACCGTACGGTCACCGTCTCGGGCGGCGGCGCGAGCGCAACCGAGACGGTGACCGTCCGGGCGGCGAACCCGACGTACCACGGCGGACCCGCCAACCTCGGTCACTACCCGGACCAGTACGGCCCCCGAAGCCAGCCCGTGGAGGCGTGGAACATCACCGACGGCACGCCGCAGGTGATGCAGCCGACCATCGTGAACGGGACGCTCTACACGGCGTTCCACGACGGCGGGAAGCTGTACGCACTCGACCCCGAGACCGGCGAGGAGCACTGGAACGCCACGCCCGGCGGTGGCTCCGGGTCGACCTGGACGACGCCCGCCTACGCGAACGGCGTGCTCTACCTCGGGAGCAACGACTACAAGCTCCACGCCATCGACGCCGACACCGGCACGGAGCTGTGGAACTACTCGACGCAGACGAACGTCCGGTCCGCCCCCGCCGTCGTCGACGGGGTCGTCTACTTCGGCAGCAACGACGGCAACGTGACGGCGGTGAACGCGACGACCGGCGAGGAGCTGTGGTACTACACGATGTACCAGCCGGTGCGCGTCGAGTCGAACCCCGCGGTCGTCGACGGCGTCGTCTACATCGGGGGCAGCGACTCCAACGTCACCGCGCTGGATGCCGACACCGGTGCGGTCGTCTGGCGGTTCCAGACCCCCCAGCAGGTGGAATCCGACCCGACGGTCGCCGAGAACACGGTGTTCGTCGGTAGCGACAACGGCTCGCAAACGGCTGGCCTGGGCCAGATATACGCGCTCAACGCCACCGACGGTACCCAGCGCTGGCGGTACGAGATGACCGGACACGTCGACAGCGGTCAGGTCTACGCCGACGGCGTCGTCTACGGCGCCAGTAGGGGTGGCGATCTCGTCGCACTTGACGCTGCCACTGGAACCGAGGTCTGGAACTACACGGGTTCCGACTTCTACGGCGCACCCGTCGTCGCGGGCGACGTGCTCTACATCTCCGACTTCGGGAACGGGACGGTCCTCGCGTTCGACGCGACCGACGGCACCGAACGCTGGCAGTACGACTCGCCGACGGGGAACACCTACCCGACGGTGCTCGCCTGGAACGGCTTCCTCTACTACGGCTCCGGAAGCCACTTCTACGCGCTCGAACAGCCCGCACCGGCCATCACGAACGTGAACGCGACCAACCCGAGCGGCCAGGACGTTGCCGTCTCTTTCGACTCGGACACGCAACTGGTGAACATCTCGGTGTCCATCTCGGGCGCGGGGAGTGCGACGCTGACCGAGAGCGACTTCACCGAGACCGGGAGCGTGGGGAGCTACACGTACACCGCGACGTACGCGGGCAGCAGCGACGGCACGTACACCGCGACCGTCGACACCGCCGAGGACTCGGACGCGAAAGACGGCGGCGACGGCGAGTCCGACAGCGTCACCGTCGACACGACCACGCCGACGGTCTCCGAGTACGCCGTCTCGAACCCCACCGGACAGGACGTGACCGTCTCGTTCAACGCAAGCGAACAGCTCGGGACCGTCGAAGCCACCGTCTCCGGCGCGGAGTCCGCCACGCTCACCCTCCCCGACTTCACCGAGACGGATAACGGCGGCAACTACACCTACACCGCGACGTACGCGGGCAGCAGCGACGGCGAGTACACGGTCGGGCTCGACACCGCGAGCGACGCCAGCGGCAACGACGGTGCAGGCGGCGAGTCCGACAGCGTCACCGTCGACACGACCGCACCGACCCTCTCGGACTATCTGGTGTCGAACCCGGACGGACGGACCGTGCAGGTGTCGTTCAACGCGAGCGAGCAGCTATCGATGGTCGAGGCGACCGTCGGCGACACCGAATCCGCCACGCTCACGACGGGTGACTTCACCGAGACCGGCAACGGCGACGGCACCTACGGGTACACCGCGACGTACACGGGGAGCAGCGACGGCAGCTACTCGGTGACGCTCGACCACGCGAACGACTCGTTCGGGCTCGACGGCGCGGCGGGCGAGTCCGCGAGCATCACCGTCGACACGGTCGATCCGACGGCCGACGCGGGGCCGGACCAGACGGTCGACGAGGACGTGTCGACCTCGTTCGATGGGTCGAATTCGACCGACACGGTCGGCGTGACGAGCTACGAGTGGGACTTCGGCGACGGCTCCGGGACTGTGACCGGCGTCTCACCGAGTCACACGTTCAGTGACCCCGGGACCTACACGGTCACCCTCACCGCAGCAGATGCCGCAGGAAACGAGGGGACGGACACGCTGTCGGTGACGGTGAACGACACGACCCCGCCGACGGTCAGCGACTACACGGTGCTGAATCCCTCGGGACGGACCGTGCAGGTCGTGTTCAACACCAGCGAGCAGCTCGCGACGGTCGAAGCGACCGTCTCCGGGGCCGGATCCATCGCGTTCACGACGGGCGACTTCGTGGAGGTCGACAACGGCGACGGTACCTACACGTACGGTGCACAATACGGTGGCTCGGCCGACGGGAGCTACACCGTCACCCTCGACACCGCGAGCGACGCCGCCGCGAACGACGGCGCGGCTGGCGAGTCCGCCAGCGTCACCGTCGACACGACCGTGCCGGTCCTCTCGAACCTCGCCGTGACGAACCCCGACGCCCAGAACGTGACGGTGTCGTTCCAGTCGAACGAGCAGCTCGCCGGCATCACGGTCGGCATCGACGGCGCGGAGTTCGCCATCCTCGACCGGTCGAACTTCACCGAGAGCGGGTCCGGCCCGTACACCTACACCGCGACCTACGAGGGCGGCAGCGACGGGCGCTACGGGGCGACCGTCTACGGGGCGACCGACGCCGCCGGCAACGACGGCGCAGGCGGCCAGTCCGCGGACGTACCGGTCGGGACCGCCGTCGTCTCCTCGTCAGTCGAGCACGTCTCGGGCAGCCAGCCCGACATGAGCAACGTCACGCTCGACGCGTGGTTCTCCGGTGGCCTGCTCCAGGTGCAGGCGAAGAACGCCACCACCGACTTCGGCGACTTCGACACCGGTCCGGACTACGAACTCGCCGGCCTCGGCGCGGACGACACGACGGTCCTTCGGGCGACGGTCACCGTCCAGAACGCCACGCCGCGTGCGCTCATCGGGAGTGCACACGACGCGACGTGGACCCGGACGAACAACGGCAACGGCACGTGGACGGTCGTCATCGAGGGCAGCCCGGCCGCGGTCGACTCCTACTTCGAGTCCGACGGCTCAAGCCCCGCAAGCTGGCCGGGGACCATCCGGGCGAACGAGTCACAGGACGCCGCGTGGAGCTTCGCCGTCGACGACCTCTCGCTCATGACTGCGACCCACCGCGAGCGGCTCAACGGCTCCGTCATGACCACCGACGCCCAGGAGTTCGGCAGCCCGCAGTACGACGATTCCGGGCCGAACGACCGGGTCGAGTTGCACGTGAAGGGGCCGCACTTCGCCGCCGACGGCACGAACAACACCGGCTTCTTCGAGGCGTTCCTCCCGCAGGCGCTGCTCGACGACTGGGGTGTCACCGCCTCCGAGCTCGCCGGCGAACTCGACGGGGCGAGCCGGAACACGACCGTCACGGCGGTCCAGGGCGGTGGCGTCCGTGTCGACTTCGGCATCCACTACTCCGCGGCCGACGCCGCCATCACCGTCGACACCGTCGCCCCGACCGCGGTGGCCGGCTCCAACGTGACCGTCACCGAGGACACCGCCGTCAGCTTCGACGGCTCCGCCTCGACCGACAACGTCCACGTCGCCAGCCACGAGTGGGCGTTCGGCGACGGCACGAACGCCACGGGCGAGACGGTCCAGCACACCTACAGCGAGCCGGGGACCTACACGGCGACGCTCACGGTCACCGACGGCAGCGGCGCGACGGACACCGACACCGTGACCGTCGAGCGCGCGAGCAGAGGTGGCAGCGGAAGCGGCGGTGACAGCGGCACGGACGACAGCGACGACGGCTCGGACGACGGCAGCGGTGACGGTTCCGCTGACGGCGACACGGTCGTCACCGTCGACCGGGACGGGGACCGGAACAACGAGTCGACCTCACCCGACGTGAACGCGCGGATGAACGTGACAGTCCAGAACGCTCGGGCGAACGAGACGGTCAGCATCCCGTTCACCGACGACGGTGGCGCGTCCGGGAACACCGTCGCGCGGCCCAATCTCTCCGTGACCGATCTCGGGATGAGCGTCAGCCGCGACGGCGACTTCACGCTGAACGTCACCACCGAGGAACGGGTCCCGTCGGTCACGCCGGTGAGAGACGACGGGGAGCGGTGGGTCCACGTTCCGGACAGACTCGTGGCCGACGACCGGGAGTTCGTCGAGGAGACCGGGTCGCGACCCGTCGGCTACGTCACGGTCGAGCACTCCATCGGCGACGGGGACATCGACGGCGTCGGCTTCACGTTCGAGGTGTCGAAGCGGTACCTCGACGAGCGGGGGGTCGACGCCGACGCCCTCGCACTCTACCGCGACGAGACGACCCGGTGGAACCGGCTCCCGACGACGGTCGTCGGCGAGACGGGGACTCACTACCGGTTCGAGGCCGACTCACCCGGTCTCTCGCGGTTCGCCATCGGCGTCGCCGAACCGGTGTTCGAGGTGTCGAGCGCCGAACTCGACACCGGGACGACGACCGTCGACGAGCCGGTGACGCTCTCGGTCGACGTCGAGAACCTCGGGAGTGCGGTCGGGACCGTCACCGTCCCGGTCACCGTCGACGGCGAACCCGTCGCGAGCCGTACCGTCGACGTGGACGCCCGGTCCACGACGACGCTGACGGTCGAACTCGCCCGCCCGGACGCGGGTACCTACGACGTCGCCGTCGACGGCGAGCCCGTCGGGTCGCTGGTCGTCGAACCGCGGTCGACCACGCAGCCGCCGACCACCACCGCGTCGGCGACCACGGTCGCGGACACCGCCGCACCGACGAGCGAGGCGACCACCGACGGCGGCAGCGGCCTCCCGCTCCTCCCGGTCCTCGGACTGGCAGCCGCGCTGCTCGCGTTCGTCGCGCTCGGCGCGTGGCGGCGGGAGTAA
- the thrC gene encoding threonine synthase: protein MSSLSLSAEAPSAPPAAVDGVWLECIDCGDAYAPFESVRYTCDCGALLEVRYDDLPTWDDFEGRGVWRYSAALPFEEGVSLPEGDTQFHRVPRLEDEVGVESLRVKHEGMNPTGSFKDRGMTVGVRTAQELGVGRLACASTGNTSAALAAYGARAGLETLVLLPAGKVAAGKVAQASLHGARILEVDGNFDTCLDIVQDLASRGEAYLLNSLNPFRLEGQKTIGLEILEAHREDYGEYPDRIVLPVGNAGNTAALYKCFRELVQAGAMDRDEVPKLTGVQAAGAAPMVEAIEEGNDETRRWDEVETIATAIRIGNPVNAPKALPGIRETGGTAVAVDDDTITQAQRDLAGEGVGVEPASAASLAGLRKLRERGEVGDDERVVCLTTGHLLKDPDAAAAAGADPEPVPGDTAGVLEHLGS, encoded by the coding sequence ATGAGTTCGCTCTCGCTCTCGGCCGAGGCTCCCTCGGCACCGCCGGCCGCCGTCGACGGCGTCTGGCTCGAATGCATCGACTGCGGAGACGCCTACGCGCCGTTCGAATCGGTCCGCTACACCTGCGACTGCGGTGCGCTGCTGGAGGTGCGGTACGACGACCTGCCCACCTGGGACGACTTCGAGGGCCGCGGCGTCTGGCGCTACTCGGCCGCACTCCCCTTCGAGGAGGGCGTCTCCCTGCCGGAGGGCGACACCCAGTTCCACCGCGTCCCACGACTCGAGGACGAGGTCGGCGTCGAGAGCCTCCGGGTCAAGCACGAGGGGATGAACCCCACCGGCTCGTTCAAGGACCGCGGGATGACCGTCGGCGTCCGAACCGCCCAGGAGCTCGGCGTCGGCCGCCTCGCCTGCGCCTCGACGGGGAACACCTCGGCCGCGCTCGCAGCCTACGGCGCACGGGCCGGGCTGGAGACGCTCGTGCTCCTGCCGGCCGGGAAGGTCGCCGCCGGGAAGGTCGCCCAGGCCAGCCTCCACGGCGCGCGCATCCTCGAGGTCGACGGCAACTTCGACACCTGCCTCGACATCGTGCAGGACCTCGCGTCGCGGGGCGAGGCGTACCTGCTCAACTCGCTCAACCCCTTCCGGCTGGAGGGACAGAAGACCATCGGGCTGGAGATCCTGGAGGCGCACAGGGAGGACTACGGCGAGTATCCGGACCGCATCGTCCTCCCAGTCGGCAACGCCGGCAACACCGCGGCGCTGTACAAGTGCTTCCGCGAACTCGTCCAGGCGGGCGCGATGGACCGCGACGAGGTGCCGAAGCTGACCGGCGTGCAGGCCGCCGGGGCCGCCCCGATGGTCGAGGCCATCGAGGAGGGGAACGACGAGACGCGGCGCTGGGACGAGGTCGAGACAATCGCGACTGCCATCCGCATCGGCAACCCGGTGAACGCGCCGAAGGCCCTGCCCGGCATCCGCGAGACGGGGGGGACCGCCGTCGCCGTCGACGACGACACCATCACCCAGGCCCAGCGCGACCTCGCGGGCGAGGGCGTCGGCGTCGAACCCGCCTCCGCGGCGAGTCTGGCGGGGCTCCGGAAGCTCCGCGAGCGCGGCGAGGTGGGCGACGACGAGCGCGTCGTCTGCCTGACGACGGGCCACCTGCTGAAGGACCCCGACGCGGCCGCCGCGGCCGGTGCCGACCCCGAGCCGGTGCCCGGCGACACCGCAGGTGTGCTGGAGCACCTCGGGAGCTGA
- a CDS encoding helix-turn-helix domain-containing protein: protein MSDTSADDLGDLLEQPEPGFRQVMSCVFGIHEHETRTYLMLLDQPGSTVEELANQLERDRSNVNRSLSTLLERGLVERERRLLDSGGYVYQYTGVELPEAKEMLHTALDEWTEHVHGVIETFDGET from the coding sequence ATGAGCGACACCTCCGCTGACGACCTCGGCGACCTGCTCGAGCAGCCCGAGCCTGGCTTCCGGCAGGTGATGAGCTGCGTCTTCGGCATCCACGAGCACGAGACCCGGACGTACCTGATGCTGCTCGACCAGCCGGGCAGCACCGTCGAGGAGCTGGCGAACCAGCTCGAGCGTGACCGCAGCAACGTGAACCGGTCGCTCTCGACGCTGCTCGAACGCGGCCTCGTCGAGCGCGAGCGCCGGCTGCTCGACTCCGGCGGCTACGTCTACCAGTACACCGGCGTCGAACTGCCCGAGGCGAAGGAGATGCTCCACACCGCGCTCGACGAGTGGACCGAGCACGTCCACGGCGTCATCGAGACGTTCGACGGCGAGACCTGA
- a CDS encoding histidine kinase — protein MASETTTGTVVGRNTRMEPWQGGVVGGLLGGVAMGVMLTMQMTPVIENAIPAMYGLSGGAAGWVIHMFHAAILGVGFAAVAKQFDLDSLGPSVGTGLAYGVVLWLVLAVLVMPVWLQTVGFAGAPALPNVNVQSLFGHLVYGGVLGLVYPFVTFAD, from the coding sequence ATGGCATCCGAGACAACCACCGGGACGGTAGTCGGACGGAACACACGAATGGAACCGTGGCAGGGCGGCGTCGTCGGGGGGCTCCTCGGCGGTGTGGCCATGGGCGTCATGCTCACGATGCAGATGACACCCGTCATCGAGAACGCCATCCCCGCGATGTACGGACTGTCCGGCGGCGCGGCCGGGTGGGTGATTCACATGTTCCACGCGGCCATCCTCGGCGTGGGCTTCGCGGCGGTCGCCAAGCAGTTCGACCTCGACTCGCTCGGACCGAGCGTCGGCACCGGCCTCGCCTACGGCGTCGTCCTCTGGCTCGTCCTGGCGGTCCTGGTGATGCCCGTGTGGCTCCAGACCGTCGGCTTCGCGGGCGCACCCGCGCTCCCGAACGTGAACGTCCAGAGCCTCTTCGGTCACCTCGTCTACGGCGGCGTGCTCGGACTGGTGTACCCGTTCGTCACGTTCGCGGACTGA
- the argF gene encoding ornithine carbamoyltransferase translates to MSTHTDVTSTNPAQPPKHFLTVDDLSAAELQSVLDLAAEYKAAVENGESHGDLGGKTLAMLFEKPSTRTRVSFETGMTQLGGHAVFLGPEDTQLDRGEPVKDTARALSGYVDAIMARVFDHDDLTELAAYAEVPVVNGLTDDAHPCQTLADLLTIRELFGGFDDVTAAWVGDGNNVASSFAVGCAMVGVHLTVACPEGHGLDDEVLDAASEAGTAPTITTDPEAAVADADVVYTDVWVSMGEDDDKVDDFDGFTVDETLLAGTDAKVMHCLPAVRGQEITDETIESDRSVVWQQAENRMHAQKALLATLVG, encoded by the coding sequence ATGAGCACACACACCGACGTGACATCCACGAACCCAGCACAGCCACCGAAGCACTTCCTCACCGTCGACGACCTGTCGGCGGCCGAGCTCCAGTCCGTTCTCGACCTCGCGGCCGAGTACAAGGCCGCCGTCGAGAACGGCGAGTCACACGGCGACCTCGGGGGCAAGACGCTCGCGATGCTGTTCGAGAAGCCCTCGACGCGCACCCGCGTCTCCTTCGAGACGGGGATGACCCAGCTCGGCGGCCACGCCGTCTTCCTCGGTCCGGAGGACACACAGCTCGACCGGGGTGAGCCGGTGAAGGACACCGCCCGCGCGCTCTCTGGCTACGTCGATGCCATCATGGCCCGCGTCTTCGACCACGACGACCTGACCGAGCTCGCGGCGTACGCCGAGGTGCCCGTCGTCAACGGGCTGACCGACGACGCGCACCCGTGTCAGACGCTCGCCGACCTGCTCACCATCCGGGAGCTGTTCGGCGGCTTCGACGACGTGACGGCGGCCTGGGTCGGCGACGGCAACAACGTCGCCAGCTCGTTCGCCGTCGGCTGTGCGATGGTCGGCGTCCACCTCACCGTCGCCTGTCCCGAGGGACACGGGCTGGACGACGAGGTGCTCGACGCGGCGAGCGAGGCGGGGACGGCACCGACGATTACGACCGACCCCGAGGCGGCTGTCGCCGACGCCGACGTGGTGTACACCGACGTCTGGGTGAGCATGGGCGAGGACGACGACAAGGTCGACGACTTCGACGGCTTCACCGTGGACGAGACGCTGCTCGCGGGCACCGACGCGAAGGTGATGCACTGCCTCCCGGCCGTCCGCGGCCAGGAGATAACCGACGAGACCATCGAGAGCGACCGCTCGGTGGTCTGGCAGCAGGCCGAGAACCGGATGCACGCCCAGAAGGCGCTGCTCGCGACGCTCGTCGGGTAG